The proteins below come from a single Nitrospirota bacterium genomic window:
- a CDS encoding transcriptional regulator, translating into MEVILEENPTRRQILSLLKKKGALSIDELSRAINITPMGIRQHLISLEKRGFVGYITKKHGIGRPGFLYQLTEKADDLFPRAYFNFAQGLLNDIEKHDGREKVDKLFQWRMRRLLKSKEALLVGMPLSERVNTLVGLLNEEGYFTELEKLPDSFRIVQHNCPIYKLAQNYQEACTYEIYLYRELLRANVDRTACMGSGDTACEYRVRP; encoded by the coding sequence ATGGAAGTTATATTAGAGGAAAATCCTACAAGAAGGCAGATCCTATCACTCCTTAAAAAAAAAGGTGCACTTTCTATTGATGAGCTTAGCAGGGCAATAAACATAACCCCCATGGGTATAAGACAACATTTAATATCACTTGAAAAACGCGGTTTTGTAGGTTATATAACCAAAAAACATGGTATTGGAAGGCCGGGCTTTCTTTATCAGCTTACAGAAAAGGCTGACGACCTTTTTCCCAGGGCATATTTCAACTTTGCCCAGGGGCTCCTTAATGACATAGAAAAGCACGATGGCCGAGAGAAAGTTGATAAATTATTCCAGTGGAGGATGCGGCGGTTGTTGAAATCAAAAGAGGCACTTTTGGTGGGTATGCCCCTTTCTGAAAGAGTCAATACCCTCGTGGGGCTTCTTAACGAAGAAGGTTATTTTACAGAACTTGAAAAACTTCCTGATAGCTTCAGGATTGTGCAGCATAACTGCCCTATTTATAAACTTGCCCAGAATTACCAGGAGGCATGCACTTATGAAATATACCTGTACAGGGAGCTTCTCCGTGCCAATGTCGATAGAACAGCCTGTATGGGAAGCGGTGATACTGCCTGTGAATACAGGGTAAGGCCTTAA
- a CDS encoding complex I NDUFA9 subunit family protein translates to MGKSNMIFIAGGTGFIGSHLFNTLIEKGFKIKCLARNAERAQLCRARGAEVAIGDITDAKSLKGVLNGCNTVIHLVGIIEEKGPLTFQSVHVDGTQNLVNEAIRAGVKHFFYQSALGADINSWARYHKTKAEAEEIVRDSGISYTIFRPSLIIGPEDGFTQKIREIIKKSPVIPIPGAGTSKFQPIFVGDWVRCFLKILDNPDSINKTYEFGGPEHLTYNEMVLEILDSMKIKKSLVHVPSVFAKFGVWMAEKLLPSPPATVEQLRLLEKDNITDIGSVRKNFGFEPIKFKEALKNFITPEERG, encoded by the coding sequence TTGGGTAAAAGCAACATGATTTTTATTGCAGGCGGAACTGGATTTATAGGAAGTCACCTCTTTAACACCCTTATAGAAAAGGGTTTTAAGATAAAATGCCTTGCGAGGAATGCTGAGCGTGCTCAGCTCTGTAGGGCAAGGGGTGCTGAAGTAGCTATAGGTGATATTACTGATGCAAAGTCACTCAAAGGCGTGCTCAATGGCTGTAATACAGTCATACATCTTGTTGGAATAATAGAGGAAAAAGGCCCCCTCACCTTTCAGTCTGTCCATGTTGATGGTACTCAGAATCTTGTCAATGAAGCAATCAGGGCAGGAGTAAAGCATTTCTTTTATCAGAGCGCCCTCGGTGCGGACATAAATTCCTGGGCCAGGTATCATAAAACCAAGGCTGAGGCAGAAGAGATAGTCAGAGACAGCGGAATTTCCTATACTATTTTCAGGCCATCTCTAATAATTGGCCCTGAGGATGGATTTACACAGAAGATCAGAGAAATAATCAAAAAAAGCCCTGTGATACCAATTCCAGGGGCAGGGACATCTAAATTTCAGCCTATATTTGTTGGAGACTGGGTCAGGTGTTTCTTGAAAATCCTGGATAACCCTGATTCTATTAATAAGACCTACGAGTTTGGCGGGCCAGAGCATCTGACTTACAACGAGATGGTTTTAGAAATTCTTGACTCTATGAAAATTAAAAAATCTCTTGTTCACGTGCCTTCAGTTTTTGCGAAATTCGGCGTATGGATGGCAGAGAAACTTCTCCCATCACCTCCTGCAACAGTAGAACAGCTAAGACTCCTTGAAAAGGACAATATAACTGACATCGGAAGTGTAAGGAAAAACTTCGGTTTTGAGCCAATAAAATTCAAAGAGGCTTTAAAGAACTTCATAACACCTGAGGAAAGGGGATAA
- a CDS encoding aspartate 1-decarboxylase, which produces MLRCMLRAKIHMATVTDSNLAYEGSLTVDEAILNAANIKPYEQVMVSNLNNGERFETYVIPGEKNSGVICLNGPTARKGITGDKIIVFCYEYYTEDELAAFTPKIVRLDEKNRIVE; this is translated from the coding sequence ATGTTAAGGTGCATGCTCAGGGCAAAGATACATATGGCTACAGTTACAGACTCAAACCTCGCCTATGAAGGAAGCCTTACTGTTGATGAGGCAATACTGAATGCTGCTAACATCAAACCATATGAGCAGGTTATGGTCAGCAATCTCAATAACGGTGAGAGGTTTGAAACCTATGTTATCCCTGGAGAAAAGAACTCAGGGGTTATCTGCCTTAACGGCCCAACAGCAAGAAAAGGCATAACAGGGGATAAGATTATTGTGTTCTGTTATGAGTACTACACCGAAGATGAACTTGCGGCCTTTACCCCAAAGATTGTAAGGCTTGATGAAAAAAACAGGATAGTTGAATAA
- the gatC gene encoding Asp-tRNA(Asn)/Glu-tRNA(Gln) amidotransferase subunit GatC has translation MVKEHIDIEHIAILARLKLTDEEKRLFSRQLGSIIEYMGKLNELDTASIEPTSHVLPVKNVFREDELRPSLHKDKALQNAPDKTDDFYRVPKIIE, from the coding sequence ATGGTAAAAGAGCACATCGATATTGAGCATATTGCTATACTTGCGAGGCTCAAACTTACAGATGAGGAAAAAAGACTTTTTTCAAGACAGCTCGGCAGTATTATTGAATACATGGGAAAACTCAACGAACTTGATACCGCCTCAATAGAGCCTACATCTCATGTCCTGCCAGTAAAAAATGTCTTCAGAGAAGACGAATTAAGGCCGTCGCTCCATAAGGATAAAGCCCTTCAAAACGCTCCGGATAAAACAGATGATTTTTACAGGGTGCCGAAGATAATAGAATGA
- a CDS encoding UvrD-helicase domain-containing protein, with translation MNKDEMLKNLNPQQREALLYAEGPLLIFAGAGSGKTRVITYKFAYFTKALNIPPYSILAMTFTNKAAEEMKGRIEHLLGKSLKGLWVGTFHALSNRILRKEIERSGLGLTRDFVIYDEDDSCSLIRSILKEFRIHEALYRGIASKISSLKASLIGPGEFIAQGDGFGFDEKLARVYVKYQDKLKRNNALDFDDLIMHTVRLFETCPDVLGKYHKEFSHILVDEFQDTNAAQYRLLKLLAEGRKNLCVVGDDDQSIYRFRGADVRNILSFEKDFPDARIVKLEQNYRSTQNVLSAADGVIAKNPSRKPKKLWTERGDGEKVYYCVTDNEAEEARYIARAIREFYLKGKHPFSDFAVLYRVNLQSRILEETFRSEGIPYHIIGGVSFYQRKEIKDAIAYLKVIANPQDSVSLRRIINCPPRGIGDVTLSKLEQEAKKKDIGLFEAMKLIVKGNGSASSLKEKIIDFIKTIEDLISHQNINVRDLLDLIFEKTGYLKWVEEERAENLMELLNAAEGKDLYSFLDTAALFTGMDEEQRSNSVTLMTLHSAKGLEFPVVFIGGLEEGLLPHFHAIKNPEELQEERRLFYVGMTRAKDILVLTGSKTRRLYAAIQEQEPSRFIMDIPAEYCRCFERRPRTVSLSKAVKTPEDFTQSSPFAVGARVKHPKWGVGVIRDFYGETNDPKVMVNFSSVGVKRLSLKLAHLERV, from the coding sequence ATGAATAAGGATGAAATGCTGAAAAACCTCAACCCTCAACAGCGAGAAGCCCTTCTCTATGCTGAGGGACCCCTCCTTATCTTTGCAGGTGCTGGCAGCGGCAAGACAAGGGTTATCACATATAAATTTGCCTACTTTACAAAGGCCCTTAATATTCCTCCGTATTCTATTCTTGCAATGACCTTTACAAATAAGGCAGCAGAAGAAATGAAAGGCAGGATTGAGCATTTGCTGGGTAAGAGTTTAAAGGGTCTATGGGTAGGAACTTTCCATGCCTTGTCGAACAGGATCCTGCGGAAAGAGATAGAGCGGTCCGGGTTGGGATTAACCAGAGATTTTGTAATCTACGACGAAGATGATTCTTGCAGTCTTATACGTTCTATCCTTAAAGAATTTAGAATTCATGAAGCCCTGTACAGAGGTATTGCCTCGAAGATTAGTTCTCTCAAGGCATCCCTGATTGGCCCTGGCGAGTTCATTGCGCAGGGGGATGGTTTTGGCTTTGATGAAAAACTTGCGAGGGTATACGTCAAATATCAGGATAAACTTAAAAGAAATAATGCCTTAGATTTTGATGATTTAATAATGCATACTGTGAGGCTTTTTGAGACATGCCCGGATGTCCTCGGAAAATATCATAAGGAGTTTTCCCACATTTTGGTGGATGAATTTCAGGATACAAATGCTGCCCAATACAGGCTTTTAAAACTCCTTGCAGAAGGTAGAAAAAATCTGTGTGTGGTTGGAGATGACGACCAGAGCATCTATAGATTCAGGGGTGCAGATGTAAGAAATATTCTCTCATTTGAAAAGGACTTTCCTGATGCCAGGATAGTAAAGCTTGAGCAGAACTACAGGTCAACTCAGAACGTCCTCTCTGCTGCGGATGGTGTTATTGCCAAGAATCCGTCGAGAAAACCTAAAAAGCTCTGGACAGAGAGGGGTGATGGAGAAAAGGTATATTACTGCGTTACTGACAACGAGGCAGAAGAGGCGCGATACATTGCGAGGGCCATCAGGGAGTTTTATCTAAAAGGAAAACATCCATTCAGCGATTTTGCCGTTCTTTACAGGGTGAATCTCCAGTCGAGGATTCTTGAGGAAACCTTCAGGTCTGAAGGTATCCCTTACCACATAATTGGCGGGGTCAGTTTTTACCAGAGAAAGGAAATAAAAGATGCCATAGCCTATCTGAAGGTAATTGCCAATCCTCAAGATTCGGTAAGTCTCAGGAGAATTATAAATTGCCCGCCGAGGGGTATTGGAGATGTAACACTATCTAAACTGGAGCAGGAGGCGAAAAAGAAGGACATCGGGCTTTTTGAAGCCATGAAGCTTATTGTAAAGGGCAATGGAAGTGCTTCAAGCCTAAAAGAGAAAATCATAGACTTCATTAAAACCATAGAAGACCTGATCTCCCACCAAAACATTAATGTCAGAGACCTCCTTGATTTGATTTTTGAAAAGACAGGATACCTCAAATGGGTCGAGGAAGAACGTGCTGAGAACCTTATGGAACTTCTAAACGCTGCAGAGGGTAAAGATTTATACAGCTTCCTGGACACTGCAGCCCTTTTTACTGGCATGGATGAAGAGCAGAGGTCCAATTCAGTTACCCTGATGACTTTACATAGCGCCAAAGGACTTGAATTCCCTGTGGTCTTTATTGGCGGGCTTGAAGAAGGCCTTTTGCCGCATTTTCATGCAATTAAAAATCCTGAGGAGCTTCAGGAGGAACGCAGGCTTTTTTATGTGGGCATGACAAGGGCAAAGGATATACTTGTACTTACAGGGTCAAAAACGAGGAGGCTGTATGCGGCTATACAGGAACAGGAGCCATCCAGATTTATCATGGACATACCTGCGGAGTATTGTCGTTGTTTTGAGAGGAGGCCCCGGACAGTATCCCTTAGCAAAGCTGTTAAAACTCCAGAGGATTTTACGCAATCCTCTCCCTTTGCTGTCGGGGCAAGGGTTAAACACCCAAAATGGGGTGTTGGCGTTATCAGGGATTTTTACGGAGAGACAAATGACCCCAAGGTAATGGTAAACTTCTCGTCGGTTGGTGTAAAAAGGCTTTCACTCAAGCTTGCGCATCTTGAGAGGGTATAA
- the glmS gene encoding glutamine--fructose-6-phosphate transaminase (isomerizing) — protein sequence MCGIVGYIGKRNAIPVLLDGLRKLEYRGYDSAGIAFFRNGRIEVRRCAGKIRDLEGSIAGNDLRGFAGIGHTRWATHGRPTEENAHPHRAGGVVIVHNGIIENYLELKNKLRAEGHIFASDTDTEVLCHLISSYTDKGLDLETATREALKDVKGAYALGIIREEEPDKIIAVKKDCPLVVGLGESEFFISSDIPAFLSYTRNMMILDNNELAVITPDGVFISKISGESVEKKVTNITWSPAMAEKGGYRHFMLKEIYEQPRAVADTVRGRFSIEDAEVNLDEFSMRTEDLQKLDRVFFVACGTSWHAALIGRYMLEGIARMPSEVDIASEFRYREPILSDRSLVVVITQSGETADTIAAQREAKRLGAKVLSICNVVGSTSAREADYCFYTHSGPEIGVASTKAFVSQLVGLYLFAIAVAKAKGMFTKEMAKALLTELLELPEKAEKALALDDSVAKIAREFFKVKDFLYLGRGINYPVALEGALKLKEISYIHAEGYPAGEMKHGPIALIDDSLPVLVLAPRDKVYEKVLSNIEEVRSRGGKIIAFATEGDTTVSSLASRTIFVPVVNQYLIPVLFAIPLQLLAYHIAVLRECDVDQPRNLAKSVTVE from the coding sequence ATGTGCGGCATTGTCGGATATATAGGTAAAAGGAATGCTATTCCTGTCCTCCTCGATGGGCTCAGGAAATTGGAATACAGGGGTTATGACTCAGCAGGGATTGCCTTTTTCAGAAATGGCAGGATAGAGGTAAGACGCTGCGCCGGCAAGATAAGAGACCTCGAGGGTTCCATTGCTGGCAATGACCTGCGCGGCTTTGCAGGGATAGGCCATACCCGCTGGGCAACCCACGGAAGGCCGACAGAGGAGAATGCCCATCCTCACAGGGCAGGTGGGGTTGTTATTGTCCATAACGGCATCATAGAAAACTATCTCGAGCTTAAAAATAAACTCAGGGCTGAGGGCCATATCTTTGCCTCTGACACTGATACAGAAGTCTTGTGTCATTTAATAAGTAGTTACACAGATAAGGGTCTTGACCTTGAGACAGCAACCAGGGAGGCCCTTAAAGATGTAAAGGGTGCTTATGCCCTCGGCATTATAAGAGAAGAAGAGCCAGACAAAATAATTGCAGTGAAGAAAGATTGTCCTCTCGTTGTGGGACTGGGCGAGTCAGAATTTTTTATCTCTTCAGACATCCCTGCCTTTTTAAGTTATACGAGGAATATGATGATCCTGGATAACAATGAATTGGCTGTGATTACGCCGGATGGAGTTTTTATCTCTAAAATCAGTGGTGAGTCTGTTGAGAAAAAAGTGACCAATATAACGTGGAGCCCTGCCATGGCTGAGAAGGGTGGATACAGACACTTTATGTTAAAAGAAATCTATGAGCAGCCGAGGGCGGTGGCAGACACGGTGAGAGGCAGGTTTTCTATAGAAGATGCTGAGGTAAATCTGGATGAGTTTTCTATGCGGACAGAGGATTTACAGAAATTGGACAGGGTCTTTTTTGTTGCATGCGGAACATCGTGGCACGCGGCTCTTATCGGCAGGTACATGCTTGAAGGTATAGCGAGAATGCCGTCAGAAGTTGATATTGCATCTGAGTTCAGGTACAGAGAGCCGATACTTTCTGATAGAAGCCTTGTTGTTGTTATAACCCAGTCTGGAGAGACGGCTGATACCATTGCTGCACAGAGAGAAGCAAAAAGGCTCGGTGCAAAGGTGCTGAGTATATGCAATGTAGTTGGAAGCACATCTGCGAGGGAGGCAGATTATTGCTTTTATACTCACTCAGGCCCGGAGATAGGAGTTGCCTCAACCAAGGCATTCGTCTCCCAACTCGTTGGCCTTTATCTGTTTGCAATTGCAGTTGCGAAAGCAAAAGGAATGTTTACTAAAGAGATGGCAAAGGCTCTTCTTACCGAGCTCCTTGAGCTGCCTGAAAAGGCAGAAAAAGCTCTTGCACTCGATGATTCTGTCGCAAAGATAGCCAGGGAGTTTTTTAAGGTGAAAGATTTTCTTTATCTCGGGAGGGGCATAAACTATCCTGTAGCACTGGAAGGCGCTCTAAAACTGAAGGAGATTTCCTACATTCATGCAGAGGGTTATCCGGCAGGGGAGATGAAACACGGCCCTATTGCCCTCATAGATGATTCACTTCCTGTGCTCGTCCTTGCACCCAGAGATAAAGTTTACGAGAAAGTACTTTCAAATATAGAAGAGGTTAGAAGCAGGGGTGGAAAGATAATAGCCTTTGCGACTGAGGGAGACACAACAGTCTCTTCTTTAGCTTCCCGTACAATATTTGTCCCGGTCGTGAACCAGTACCTTATTCCTGTGTTGTTTGCTATTCCTTTACAGCTCCTGGCTTACCATATAGCAGTGCTCAGGGAGTGCGATGTTGACCAGCCGAGGAATCTCGCTAAAAGCGTAACCGTGGAATAA
- the glmU gene encoding bifunctional UDP-N-acetylglucosamine diphosphorylase/glucosamine-1-phosphate N-acetyltransferase GlmU gives MSRKQIDRSLCAVVLAAGLGKRMNSIRPKVLHEVLGRPMLLYCLDAVKTLKPEKLIVVVGFGEREVKKSINDKSVIFVTQEKPLGTGNALAVAGNALRRFKQGTIIVLNGDAPLITGRTLKNFLGKHRIEKNALSLLSFVDEKAAGYGRILRDDKGQVVSIVEDKEAAGSQKTIDELNGGVYAMEPKVLDYLDMLEANNSSGEYYLTDIVGIIHRKGLQIGAYRCDPDELRGVNTREELSKVAEVLNKRIVSEWMRKGVTFLDPGRSIVHHKVSIGKDSIIYPDVYLEGNTSIGEGSIVYPGVRIVDTVIGRGVIIKDNTLIEESTVGDGSTVGPFAHLRPHSNIGKNVKVGNFVEIKKSTIGNGSKTSHLSYIGDAILGKNINIGAGTITCNYDGLKKHLTMIEDDVFVGSDSQLVAPVKIGRGAYVAAGSTITKDVPRGALAIGRAKQENIKGWALKKKLKVKSLKVKRNEKK, from the coding sequence ATGAGTCGGAAACAGATCGACCGGAGCCTGTGCGCTGTTGTCCTTGCAGCAGGCCTCGGTAAGAGAATGAACTCCATCAGGCCAAAGGTTCTCCATGAAGTTCTTGGAAGGCCGATGCTCCTTTACTGTCTTGATGCTGTAAAGACTTTAAAGCCTGAAAAGTTAATCGTTGTGGTTGGTTTTGGGGAAAGAGAAGTAAAAAAATCCATTAATGATAAATCTGTAATCTTTGTTACCCAGGAAAAACCTCTCGGCACAGGAAACGCACTTGCTGTTGCGGGGAATGCCTTAAGAAGGTTTAAACAGGGCACAATTATTGTGCTCAATGGCGATGCGCCATTAATAACAGGCAGGACATTAAAAAACTTTTTAGGGAAACATAGGATAGAAAAGAATGCATTGTCCCTTCTTTCATTTGTTGATGAGAAGGCTGCAGGGTATGGCAGGATTTTAAGGGACGATAAAGGCCAGGTAGTATCGATTGTAGAGGATAAGGAAGCAGCGGGGAGTCAGAAGACCATTGATGAATTAAACGGTGGTGTTTACGCTATGGAGCCGAAGGTACTGGATTACCTCGATATGCTTGAAGCCAACAATTCATCTGGTGAATATTATTTGACAGACATTGTTGGTATCATCCATAGAAAAGGCTTACAAATTGGTGCGTATAGATGTGACCCTGATGAGCTTCGTGGGGTAAATACAAGGGAAGAACTTTCAAAGGTGGCAGAGGTTTTAAACAAGAGGATTGTATCAGAGTGGATGAGAAAGGGAGTTACCTTTCTCGACCCGGGCAGGTCAATTGTTCATCATAAAGTCTCAATAGGAAAGGACAGTATTATTTATCCAGATGTTTATCTTGAAGGCAATACATCCATAGGCGAGGGAAGCATTGTTTATCCAGGCGTGAGGATAGTAGACACGGTTATCGGCAGAGGTGTAATCATAAAAGATAATACATTGATTGAGGAAAGTACTGTAGGGGATGGTTCAACTGTTGGGCCCTTTGCCCACCTCAGACCACACAGCAATATAGGGAAAAATGTAAAAGTCGGGAATTTTGTGGAGATAAAAAAATCCACGATAGGAAATGGTTCAAAAACATCGCACCTGAGTTACATAGGGGATGCTATTCTTGGCAAGAATATAAACATTGGAGCCGGAACCATAACATGCAATTATGATGGGCTAAAAAAACATCTGACTATGATTGAAGATGATGTCTTTGTTGGAAGCGATAGCCAGCTTGTGGCTCCTGTGAAGATAGGCAGGGGGGCTTATGTTGCTGCCGGCTCTACGATTACAAAGGACGTGCCCCGGGGAGCTCTTGCAATAGGCAGGGCTAAGCAAGAAAACATAAAAGGCTGGGCACTCAAAAAGAAGTTAAAAGTTAAAAGTTTAAAGGTGAAGAGGAATGAGAAAAAATAG
- a CDS encoding DUF502 domain-containing protein yields MVESIRATFKRKFIAGLFVSVPVIITILVIGWFFKTIDGLLGQFYDELLGRHIAGLGFISAVVLIFIVGIVSTNVFGKKILAFVERIFLNIPVFKGIYAAIKQLVDAFSPESKSSFKKFVIVEYPRPGTYVFGFLTKECCLRPAKDAETCLKAIYIPTNNLYLGEIVLFKENEVFNTDLTIEEGIKIILSGGIATPDYLKESSG; encoded by the coding sequence GGCGACCTTCAAGCGCAAGTTTATTGCAGGCCTCTTTGTCTCAGTCCCTGTAATTATCACCATCCTGGTTATTGGCTGGTTTTTTAAGACCATCGATGGCCTTCTCGGCCAGTTTTACGATGAACTTCTCGGCAGACATATAGCGGGCCTTGGTTTTATCTCTGCTGTAGTGCTGATATTTATCGTTGGTATTGTCTCTACAAATGTATTTGGGAAAAAGATTCTGGCCTTTGTAGAAAGGATTTTTCTAAATATCCCTGTTTTTAAAGGCATCTATGCAGCCATAAAACAACTGGTGGATGCCTTTTCACCTGAAAGTAAAAGCTCCTTTAAAAAATTTGTGATTGTTGAATATCCAAGGCCAGGGACTTACGTCTTTGGTTTTCTGACAAAGGAATGCTGCCTGAGGCCTGCAAAAGACGCTGAGACTTGTCTCAAGGCAATATATATCCCTACCAATAATTTGTATCTTGGCGAGATAGTCCTGTTCAAGGAAAATGAGGTTTTCAATACAGACCTTACTATAGAGGAAGGCATAAAGATAATCCTCTCAGGCGGCATTGCAACGCCGGACTATTTAAAGGAGTCCTCAGGATGA